Proteins encoded by one window of Quadrisphaera setariae:
- a CDS encoding P-II family nitrogen regulator, which produces MKLVTAVIKPHKLDDVKSALESFGVQGMTVSEASGYGRQRGHTEVYRGAEYTVDMVPKVRLEVLVDDLDATGVVEAVVKAAATGRIGDGKVWVIPVDDVVRVRTGEHGADAL; this is translated from the coding sequence ATGAAGCTCGTCACCGCGGTGATCAAGCCGCACAAGCTCGACGACGTCAAGAGCGCGCTGGAGTCGTTCGGCGTGCAGGGCATGACCGTCTCCGAGGCCAGCGGCTACGGCCGCCAGCGCGGCCACACCGAGGTCTACCGCGGCGCCGAGTACACCGTGGACATGGTCCCGAAGGTCCGCCTCGAGGTCCTCGTGGACGACCTCGACGCCACCGGCGTGGTGGAGGCGGTCGTCAAGGCCGCGGCCACCGGCCGCATCGGCGACGGCAAGGTCTGGGTCATCCCGGTCGACGACGTCGTGCGCGTGCGCACCGGTGAGCACGGGGCCGACGCCCTCTGA
- a CDS encoding ammonium transporter, protein MVDTGATAWVLTSAALVLLMTPGLALFYGGMVRPKSVLNMMMMSFGALALIGVLWVLYGYSMAFGQDVGGGLLGNPTEYLGLKGLMEDTTTEAGGLPAMAFVGFQAVFAILTVALISGAIADRVKFSTWMVFAGIWATLVYFPVAHWVFDFSTDAGHVGGWIANNLGAIDFAGGTAVHINAGVAGLVLAIITGKRRGFGREPMRPHNLPLVMLGAGLLWFGWFGFNAGSALGANNTAAVVWVNTLVATSAAMGGWLITERFRDGHATSLGAASGAVAGLVAITPACSALSPIGSIVVGALAGVLCALAVGLKYKLGFDDSLDVVGVHLVGGLFGTLAIGLFATAAAPAGKDGLFYGGGFELLGIQAVGAFAVLVYSAVLTAIIGFALKAVMGWRVPEEDEVSGIDQAQHAESGYDLVGSFGGHAPSAGAVAAKSTTRTSEGAPA, encoded by the coding sequence ATGGTCGACACCGGCGCGACCGCCTGGGTCCTGACCAGCGCCGCCCTGGTGCTGCTCATGACCCCCGGTCTCGCGCTCTTCTACGGCGGCATGGTCCGCCCGAAGAGCGTGCTGAACATGATGATGATGAGCTTCGGCGCGCTGGCGCTCATCGGGGTGCTGTGGGTGCTCTACGGCTACTCGATGGCGTTCGGCCAGGACGTCGGCGGCGGCCTGCTGGGCAACCCCACCGAGTACCTGGGCCTCAAGGGCCTCATGGAGGACACCACCACCGAGGCGGGCGGCCTCCCCGCCATGGCCTTCGTCGGCTTCCAGGCCGTCTTCGCGATCCTCACCGTGGCTCTCATCTCCGGCGCCATCGCCGACCGCGTGAAGTTCTCCACGTGGATGGTCTTCGCCGGCATCTGGGCGACGCTGGTCTACTTCCCGGTCGCGCACTGGGTCTTCGACTTCAGCACCGACGCCGGCCACGTGGGCGGCTGGATCGCCAACAACCTCGGCGCGATCGACTTCGCCGGCGGCACCGCCGTCCACATCAACGCCGGCGTCGCCGGCCTGGTGCTCGCGATCATCACGGGCAAGCGCCGCGGCTTCGGCCGCGAGCCGATGCGCCCGCACAACCTGCCCCTGGTGATGCTCGGCGCTGGCCTGCTGTGGTTCGGCTGGTTCGGCTTCAACGCGGGCTCCGCCCTCGGTGCCAACAACACCGCCGCGGTGGTCTGGGTGAACACCCTCGTCGCCACGAGCGCCGCGATGGGCGGGTGGCTCATCACCGAGCGCTTCCGCGACGGCCACGCCACGTCCCTCGGCGCTGCCTCCGGTGCCGTCGCCGGCCTGGTGGCCATCACCCCGGCGTGCTCCGCCCTCAGCCCGATCGGCTCGATCGTCGTCGGCGCCCTCGCCGGCGTGCTCTGCGCCCTCGCCGTGGGTCTCAAGTACAAGCTCGGCTTCGACGACTCCCTCGACGTGGTCGGCGTCCACCTGGTCGGTGGCCTCTTCGGCACCCTCGCCATCGGCCTGTTCGCCACCGCCGCCGCGCCGGCCGGCAAGGACGGGCTGTTCTACGGCGGAGGCTTCGAGCTGCTCGGCATCCAGGCCGTCGGAGCGTTCGCGGTGCTGGTCTACTCCGCGGTGCTCACCGCCATCATCGGGTTCGCCCTCAAGGCCGTGATGGGCTGGCGCGTCCCGGAGGAGGACGAGGTCTCCGGCATCGACCAGGCCCAGCACGCCGAGTCCGGCTACGACCTGGTCGGCAGCTTCGGCGGCCACGCCCCGTCCGCGGGTGCCGTCGCGGCGAAGTCCACCACCCGCACCTCTGAGGGAGCCCCGGCATGA
- the ftsY gene encoding signal recognition particle-docking protein FtsY, whose translation METLDLIIGAVVLVALLGAGLVVGLVRRGRDAASRTLGGRPGQDRGADGAEGHLPGVGDDAEVPRDSATRTIDTLPAPDLQLPEEPAAPALDRPEPAAGRLVRLRERLARSNTALGRGLLALLSRDTIDEATWEEVEDTLLMADLGVGPATELVDRLRVRVRTLGERDPQRVRAMLREELLAVVDPSMDRSLSTSRPADPPGHPAVVMVVGVNGTGKTTTVGKLARVLVAEDKDVVLGAADTFRAAAADQLATWGERVGVPTVRSDRDGADPASVAFEAVKTGTEAEADVVLIDTAGRLQNKAGLMDELGKVKRVIERSTPVSEVLLVLDATTGQNGLKQAAVFSQVVDVTGIVLTKLDGTAKGGIVVAVQRELGVPVKLVGLGEGPDDLAPFDPEAFVDAIVG comes from the coding sequence GTGGAGACGCTCGACCTCATCATCGGCGCCGTCGTCCTCGTGGCCCTGCTCGGCGCAGGGCTCGTGGTCGGCCTGGTGCGCCGCGGCCGTGACGCCGCCAGCCGCACCCTCGGGGGCCGACCCGGCCAGGACCGCGGCGCGGACGGGGCCGAGGGGCACCTGCCCGGCGTCGGCGACGACGCGGAGGTCCCGCGCGACAGCGCCACCCGCACCATCGACACCCTCCCCGCGCCCGACCTCCAGCTGCCCGAGGAGCCGGCCGCGCCGGCGCTGGACCGCCCGGAGCCGGCCGCTGGCCGCCTGGTGCGCCTGCGGGAGCGCCTCGCCCGCTCCAACACCGCGCTCGGCCGCGGCCTGCTGGCGCTGCTCAGCCGCGACACCATCGACGAGGCCACGTGGGAGGAGGTCGAGGACACCCTCCTCATGGCCGACCTCGGCGTGGGCCCGGCCACCGAGCTGGTCGACAGGCTGCGCGTGCGCGTGCGCACCCTGGGGGAGCGCGACCCGCAGCGCGTGCGGGCCATGCTGCGCGAGGAGCTCCTCGCGGTGGTCGACCCGAGCATGGACCGGTCGCTGAGCACCTCGCGCCCGGCGGACCCGCCCGGGCACCCCGCCGTCGTCATGGTGGTCGGGGTGAACGGCACCGGGAAGACGACCACGGTCGGCAAGCTCGCCCGCGTGCTCGTCGCGGAGGACAAGGACGTCGTGCTGGGCGCGGCGGACACCTTCCGCGCCGCCGCCGCCGACCAGCTGGCCACCTGGGGCGAGCGCGTGGGCGTGCCGACCGTCCGGTCCGACCGCGACGGCGCCGACCCGGCGTCGGTGGCCTTCGAGGCGGTCAAGACCGGCACCGAGGCCGAGGCCGACGTCGTGCTCATCGACACCGCGGGCCGCCTGCAGAACAAGGCCGGCCTCATGGACGAGCTGGGCAAGGTCAAGCGCGTCATCGAGCGCAGCACGCCCGTCAGCGAGGTGCTCCTGGTGCTCGACGCGACCACGGGCCAGAACGGCCTCAAGCAGGCCGCGGTGTTCTCGCAGGTGGTCGACGTCACCGGCATCGTGCTCACCAAGCTCGACGGCACCGCCAAGGGCGGCATCGTCGTGGCCGTGCAGCGCGAGCTGGGCGTGCCCGTGAAGCTGGTGGGGCTGGGGGAGGGACCGGACGACCTGGCCCCGTTCGACCCCGAGGCGTTCGTCGACGCGATCGTCGGCTGA
- a CDS encoding chromosome segregation SMC family protein has protein sequence MHLKTLSLKGFKSFASATTLHLEPGITCVVGPNGSGKSNVVDALAWVMGEQGARSLRGASMQDVIFAGTAATPASPGRPPLGRAEVSLTIDNADGALPFAAPEVTITRTMFRAGGSEYAINGTPARLLDVTELLSDTGIGREMHVIVGQGQLDAVLHATPEERRGFIEEAAGVLKHRKRKEKALRKLDAMQAGLVRLTDLAAEVRRQLGPLARQADAARRAQTVQAEVREARSALLAHDVARAQAALEADLADEAAASALREELEQRLAAARAALAAAEAAERAAAARLAPAAEACHALVAQREGLRGTAALAAERERTLGAAAQAAATSTGRDPDELEAAAQRAREAEQALAAQVVAAREGLQRAAGAARAAEAEQGAHERAVAAAARAAADRRERRARLEARSGAARGALEAAVAEAARAEQQLHEARRREADAAAALAQVAGPLAAQDDDRAGGASADGVDGAAAAASAALADAEQRLSGARAAERAAERDRAGAAARLEALEMGLADRRDGAGALVAAGARLPGVLGAVAGQLHVEPGSEDVVTAALGDLAEAVVVESLDAAVDALRLLRHEAAGRADLVVLPGARHAADRAPAAGSRRAARAAATGGGAAEAGASAAELRALLDGLEGVDGARPVAALVSAEGELGRAVAELLAAHVAVPGLAQARALVAAHPGLVAVTEAGDVLRAGSARGGGDAGTSRVHVQAAADAAREALEDARAASTAAAAELRAATELASAARDRRDTALAELAARDAAAAREARRAGELTAAARAAAADAGRAAQQHERARAAVVVAREKADALTAELAADQQAATPTASGEQGDATARSTETSSELAAAATAARGAEVEARLALRTAEERERASSGRAEGLARAARQERAARERAAEQARRHRAGQAVAAAVAAGAQASLEVLERVLEHAGRTREEAAGQREAAAAAVREGRAAVEELAADLAALTDAAHREEVARVEQRAVLDALRARAADELGLDVEALLAEHAPGDGFDRAAEEARLAKAEKALARLGRVNPLALEEYAALEERSAFLTSQLEDLRTTRADLLEIVRTVDERVQQAFAEAFADTAAAFDRVFPRLFPGGEGRLVLTDPSDLLTTGVEVEARPAGKRVKRLSLLSGGERSLTAVALLVAIFTARPSPFYVLDEVEAALDDANLRRLLAVLEELRASSQLIVITHQERTMEIADALYGVTMRSDGVTAVVSQRLRERASTSS, from the coding sequence GTGCACCTCAAGACGCTGAGCCTGAAGGGCTTCAAGTCCTTCGCCTCCGCGACCACGCTGCACCTCGAGCCGGGCATCACGTGCGTCGTCGGCCCCAACGGGTCGGGCAAGTCCAACGTCGTCGACGCGCTCGCCTGGGTCATGGGGGAGCAGGGCGCCAGGTCGCTGCGCGGCGCCTCCATGCAGGACGTCATCTTCGCCGGGACGGCCGCCACCCCCGCCAGCCCGGGCCGGCCGCCCCTGGGGCGCGCCGAGGTCTCCCTCACCATCGACAACGCCGACGGGGCGCTGCCCTTCGCCGCGCCCGAGGTGACGATCACCCGCACGATGTTCCGCGCCGGCGGCAGCGAGTACGCCATCAACGGCACGCCCGCCCGCCTGCTCGACGTCACCGAGCTGCTGTCGGACACCGGCATCGGCCGGGAGATGCACGTCATCGTCGGGCAGGGCCAGCTCGACGCCGTGCTCCACGCCACCCCCGAGGAGCGCCGCGGCTTCATCGAGGAGGCCGCGGGCGTGCTCAAGCACCGCAAGCGCAAGGAGAAGGCGCTCCGCAAGCTCGACGCCATGCAGGCCGGCCTCGTGCGCCTGACCGACCTGGCGGCCGAGGTCCGCCGCCAGCTGGGTCCCCTGGCCCGCCAGGCCGACGCCGCGCGCCGCGCCCAGACCGTGCAGGCGGAGGTGCGCGAGGCGCGCTCGGCGCTGCTCGCCCACGACGTCGCCCGCGCCCAGGCCGCTCTCGAGGCCGACCTCGCCGACGAGGCCGCGGCGTCAGCGCTGCGCGAGGAGCTCGAGCAGCGCCTGGCCGCCGCGCGCGCCGCGCTGGCCGCGGCCGAGGCCGCCGAGCGCGCCGCCGCCGCCCGCCTGGCCCCCGCGGCGGAGGCCTGCCACGCCCTGGTCGCCCAGCGGGAGGGGCTGCGCGGCACGGCCGCGCTCGCCGCCGAGCGCGAGCGCACCCTGGGGGCGGCGGCGCAGGCCGCGGCCACGAGCACCGGCCGTGACCCTGACGAGCTCGAGGCCGCAGCCCAGCGGGCCCGCGAGGCCGAGCAGGCGCTCGCGGCCCAGGTGGTCGCGGCGCGCGAGGGGCTCCAGCGCGCTGCGGGCGCAGCGCGGGCCGCGGAGGCCGAGCAGGGCGCTCACGAGCGCGCCGTGGCCGCGGCGGCCCGGGCCGCCGCCGACCGCCGCGAGCGCCGCGCCCGCCTCGAGGCCCGCTCCGGTGCCGCGCGGGGCGCGCTGGAGGCCGCTGTCGCCGAGGCCGCTCGCGCCGAGCAGCAGCTCCACGAGGCGCGCAGGCGCGAGGCGGACGCCGCCGCTGCGCTCGCGCAGGTCGCCGGTCCCCTCGCCGCTCAGGACGACGACCGGGCCGGCGGCGCCAGCGCCGACGGCGTCGACGGGGCGGCAGCCGCGGCGTCCGCGGCCCTGGCCGACGCGGAGCAGCGGCTGTCCGGTGCGCGCGCCGCCGAGCGCGCCGCTGAGCGCGACCGGGCCGGCGCCGCTGCCCGGCTGGAGGCCCTGGAGATGGGGCTGGCCGACCGCCGCGACGGCGCCGGGGCCCTCGTGGCCGCGGGCGCCCGGCTGCCGGGCGTGCTGGGGGCCGTCGCCGGGCAGCTGCACGTGGAGCCGGGCTCGGAGGACGTCGTCACCGCGGCCCTGGGCGACCTCGCCGAGGCCGTGGTGGTGGAGTCGCTCGACGCCGCCGTGGACGCCCTGCGGCTCCTGCGCCACGAGGCAGCGGGCCGGGCCGACCTCGTGGTGCTGCCCGGTGCGCGTCACGCGGCCGACCGGGCGCCGGCAGCCGGCAGCCGGCGGGCCGCCCGAGCCGCCGCGACCGGTGGCGGCGCCGCCGAGGCGGGAGCCTCCGCGGCCGAGCTCCGCGCCCTGCTGGACGGGCTCGAGGGCGTGGACGGCGCACGTCCCGTCGCCGCGCTCGTCAGCGCTGAGGGCGAGCTGGGCCGGGCCGTCGCCGAGCTGCTCGCGGCGCACGTCGCGGTCCCCGGCCTGGCGCAGGCCCGTGCCCTCGTGGCCGCCCACCCGGGCCTGGTGGCGGTGACCGAGGCCGGTGACGTGCTGCGCGCGGGGTCGGCCCGCGGCGGGGGCGACGCCGGCACGAGCCGCGTGCACGTCCAGGCCGCCGCCGACGCCGCGCGCGAGGCCCTCGAGGACGCCCGGGCCGCCAGCACCGCCGCGGCGGCGGAGCTGCGCGCCGCCACCGAGCTGGCCTCCGCCGCGCGCGACCGGCGCGACACCGCCCTGGCCGAGCTGGCGGCCCGTGACGCCGCCGCTGCCCGCGAGGCCCGCCGCGCGGGCGAGCTCACGGCCGCCGCCCGCGCCGCCGCCGCTGACGCCGGGCGCGCCGCGCAGCAGCACGAGCGCGCCCGCGCCGCCGTCGTCGTCGCGAGGGAGAAGGCGGACGCGCTGACCGCGGAGCTGGCCGCGGACCAGCAGGCAGCGACCCCGACGGCCTCGGGGGAGCAGGGGGACGCGACCGCGCGCAGCACGGAGACCAGCAGCGAGCTGGCCGCTGCCGCGACCGCCGCCCGCGGTGCGGAGGTGGAGGCGCGGCTGGCGCTGCGCACCGCCGAGGAGCGCGAGCGCGCCAGCAGCGGCCGCGCCGAGGGCCTCGCCCGGGCCGCGCGCCAGGAGCGCGCCGCCCGCGAGCGCGCCGCCGAGCAGGCCCGCCGCCACCGCGCGGGGCAGGCCGTGGCCGCCGCGGTGGCCGCCGGGGCCCAGGCGTCGCTGGAGGTGCTCGAGCGGGTGCTCGAGCACGCCGGGCGCACCCGCGAGGAGGCCGCAGGGCAGAGGGAGGCCGCCGCCGCCGCGGTCCGAGAGGGACGCGCCGCCGTGGAGGAGCTCGCAGCTGACCTCGCGGCGCTCACCGACGCCGCCCACCGCGAGGAGGTGGCGCGGGTGGAGCAGCGCGCGGTGCTCGACGCGCTGCGCGCGCGGGCTGCCGACGAGCTGGGGCTCGACGTGGAGGCGCTGCTCGCCGAGCACGCCCCCGGCGACGGCTTCGACCGGGCGGCCGAGGAGGCTCGGCTGGCGAAGGCGGAGAAGGCGCTGGCGCGCCTGGGGCGGGTCAACCCCCTCGCGCTGGAGGAGTACGCGGCGCTGGAGGAGCGCTCGGCGTTCCTCACCTCCCAGCTGGAGGACCTGCGCACCACGCGCGCCGACCTGCTGGAGATCGTGCGGACCGTCGACGAGCGCGTGCAGCAGGCCTTCGCCGAGGCGTTCGCCGACACCGCCGCCGCGTTCGACCGCGTCTTCCCCCGGCTGTTCCCCGGGGGCGAGGGCCGCCTGGTGCTCACCGACCCCTCCGACCTGCTCACCACCGGTGTGGAGGTGGAGGCGCGCCCGGCGGGCAAGCGCGTCAAGCGGCTGAGCCTGCTGTCGGGCGGGGAGCGCTCGCTGACCGCGGTGGCGCTGCTGGTGGCCATCTTCACCGCCCGCCCGAGCCCGTTCTACGTGCTCGACGAGGTCGAGGCGGCCCTGGACGACGCCAACCTGCGGCGGCTGCTGGCGGTGCTGGAGGAGCTGCGGGCCTCGAGCCAGCTCATCGTCATCACCCACCAGGAGCGCACGATGGAGATCGCGGACGCCCTGTACGGGGTGACGATGCGCTCCGACGGCGTCACCGCGGTGGTGTCGCAGCGGCTGCGGGAGCGGGCCAGCACCTCGTCCTGA
- a CDS encoding acylphosphatase yields the protein MAEVRAVVSGVVQGVGFRWWTARRCEQLGLSGGGENQVDGTVLVRASGDAAACEQLLADLRDGTAGRPGVVEDVVSQPLG from the coding sequence GTGGCTGAGGTGCGCGCGGTGGTGAGCGGCGTCGTCCAGGGAGTCGGCTTCCGCTGGTGGACCGCGCGGCGCTGCGAGCAGCTCGGGCTGTCCGGCGGCGGCGAGAACCAGGTCGACGGCACCGTGCTGGTGCGCGCCAGCGGGGACGCCGCCGCGTGCGAGCAGCTCCTGGCAGACCTGCGCGACGGCACCGCCGGGCGGCCCGGGGTCGTCGAGGACGTCGTCAGCCAGCCGCTCGGCTGA
- a CDS encoding Fpg/Nei family DNA glycosylase, with amino-acid sequence MPELPEVEVVRRGLARWTTGAVVDAVEVLHPRPVRRHLAGPDDLAARLAGARVDDVVRRGKFLWFELDSGEALLAHLGMSGQLLLEPPHAPDEKHLRVRLRLSDGDGGGALEGRELRFVDQRMFGGLAVVDLLPTPDGLPGGTGGLAPDTSADVTSGGVPATGPAAGPLRLGSPSSPRLPEGVAHIARDPFDPHLDEDALVDRLRSRRTGVKRALLDQDLLSGVGNIYADEALWRSRLHGERPASGLTRPAARRLLGDVRDVMAEALAQGGTSFDSLYVDVNGASGYFERGLAVYGREGRGCPRCGAPVRREAFANRSSHSCPVCQPRPRAAGSAAATGRSRG; translated from the coding sequence GTGCCCGAGCTGCCCGAGGTCGAGGTCGTCCGGCGCGGCCTGGCGCGCTGGACCACCGGCGCCGTCGTCGACGCCGTCGAGGTGCTGCACCCCCGGCCGGTCCGCCGCCACCTGGCGGGCCCGGACGACCTCGCCGCCCGCCTGGCGGGCGCCCGCGTGGACGACGTGGTCCGCCGGGGCAAGTTCCTGTGGTTCGAGCTGGACAGCGGTGAGGCGCTGCTGGCGCACCTGGGCATGAGCGGCCAGCTGCTGCTGGAACCCCCGCACGCCCCTGACGAGAAGCACCTGCGGGTGCGCCTGCGCCTGTCCGACGGTGACGGCGGCGGCGCGCTCGAGGGCCGTGAGCTGCGCTTCGTGGACCAGCGCATGTTCGGCGGCCTCGCCGTCGTCGACCTGCTCCCCACCCCTGACGGCCTGCCGGGTGGCACGGGCGGTCTGGCGCCGGACACCTCCGCGGACGTCACGAGCGGTGGCGTCCCGGCGACCGGTCCGGCTGCCGGACCGCTGCGTCTCGGCTCGCCGTCGAGCCCCCGGCTCCCCGAGGGCGTGGCCCACATCGCGCGCGACCCCTTCGACCCGCACCTCGACGAGGACGCCCTGGTGGACCGGTTGCGCAGTCGCCGGACCGGCGTCAAGCGGGCCCTGCTGGACCAGGACCTGCTCTCCGGGGTCGGCAACATCTACGCCGACGAGGCCCTGTGGCGCTCGCGCCTGCACGGGGAGCGCCCGGCGTCCGGCCTGACCCGTCCTGCCGCCCGTCGGCTGCTGGGGGACGTCCGCGACGTCATGGCCGAGGCCCTCGCGCAGGGCGGGACGAGCTTCGACAGCCTGTACGTGGACGTCAACGGCGCGTCGGGGTACTTCGAGCGGGGGCTGGCCGTCTACGGCAGGGAGGGACGCGGGTGCCCGCGCTGCGGCGCTCCGGTGCGGCGCGAGGCGTTCGCCAACCGGTCCTCCCATTCCTGCCCCGTGTGCCAGCCGCGCCCGCGCGCGGCGGGCTCCGCCGCGGCGACGGGCAGGTCCCGTGGCTGA
- the rnc gene encoding ribonuclease III, with product MTARRRRPVEPPRGEVHARLLEQLGLEVEVELLERALVHRSWSYENGGVPTNERLEFLGDAVLGLVVTDELFHRHPDLPEGRLAKLRSAVVNMRALASVARTLDLGSAVRLGRGEETTGGRDKDSILADTTEAVIGAAYLSCGPDAARDLVLRLVSPLLEVSAELGAGLDWKTSLQELGAAHGLGPVEYLVTEEGPDHAKTFAAVATFPEAPATDPHGPAPRGEGAGRSKKEAEQEAAASAWRTLHSARGATPAERVEADVHEHAVAQDA from the coding sequence CTGACGGCCCGTCGCCGTCGGCCCGTCGAGCCGCCGCGCGGCGAGGTCCACGCCCGTCTGCTGGAGCAGCTCGGCCTCGAGGTCGAGGTCGAGCTGCTCGAGCGCGCCCTCGTGCACCGCTCGTGGTCGTACGAGAACGGCGGCGTGCCGACCAACGAGCGGCTGGAGTTCCTCGGTGACGCCGTCCTGGGGCTCGTCGTCACCGACGAGCTGTTCCACCGCCACCCCGACCTCCCCGAGGGCCGCCTGGCCAAGCTCCGCTCGGCCGTGGTGAACATGCGCGCCCTCGCGAGCGTGGCGCGCACCCTCGACCTCGGCTCCGCTGTCCGGCTGGGCCGCGGCGAGGAGACCACCGGTGGCCGTGACAAGGACTCGATCCTCGCCGACACCACCGAGGCCGTGATCGGCGCCGCCTACCTCTCGTGCGGTCCCGACGCCGCCCGGGACCTCGTGCTGCGCCTGGTCAGCCCGCTGCTCGAGGTGTCCGCCGAGCTGGGCGCCGGCCTGGACTGGAAGACCTCCCTGCAGGAGCTCGGCGCCGCCCACGGGCTGGGCCCGGTCGAGTACCTCGTCACCGAGGAGGGGCCCGACCACGCCAAGACCTTCGCGGCCGTGGCCACCTTCCCCGAAGCACCCGCCACGGACCCGCACGGTCCCGCGCCGCGCGGCGAGGGCGCGGGACGCAGCAAGAAGGAGGCCGAGCAGGAGGCCGCCGCCTCCGCCTGGCGGACCCTCCACTCCGCGCGCGGGGCCACCCCGGCCGAGCGGGTCGAGGCCGACGTGCACGAGCACGCGGTCGCGCAGGACGCCTGA
- the rpmF gene encoding 50S ribosomal protein L32: MAVPKRKMSRSNTRHRRSQWKAAPLTLVATTRGSDTEYSLPHTARVVTDAAGTPLYLEYKGRKVKDL, from the coding sequence GTGGCGGTCCCCAAGCGCAAGATGTCCCGTTCCAACACCCGTCACCGCCGTTCGCAGTGGAAGGCGGCCCCCCTGACGCTGGTCGCCACCACGCGCGGCAGCGACACCGAGTACTCCCTGCCCCACACGGCCCGGGTCGTCACCGACGCCGCTGGCACCCCCCTGTACCTCGAGTACAAGGGCCGCAAGGTCAAGGACCTCTGA
- a CDS encoding YceD family protein: protein MKQLDVRSPYVVDTRELGRRPGLSHPVNRTVPAPAHLGTEVISVAEGSDVQLDLLLESVVEGVLVSGTVHGEATGECVRCLDPVERSVDVRIQELFAYPGKSSADDEDVLELQGDLLDLEPALRDAVVPSLPFQPVCTVDCPGLCSQCGARLADDPLHGHDDTDPRWAALRELAASADGTTHPTDERPTGPENPRS from the coding sequence ATGAAGCAGCTCGACGTGCGCTCCCCGTACGTCGTCGACACCCGTGAGCTGGGTCGACGGCCCGGGCTCTCGCACCCCGTCAACCGCACGGTGCCCGCGCCGGCGCACCTGGGCACCGAGGTCATCTCGGTCGCCGAGGGCAGCGACGTCCAGCTCGACCTCCTCCTGGAGTCCGTGGTGGAGGGCGTGCTCGTGTCGGGGACGGTGCACGGCGAGGCGACGGGGGAGTGCGTGCGCTGCCTCGACCCGGTGGAGCGCTCGGTCGACGTGCGCATCCAGGAGCTGTTCGCCTACCCGGGCAAGTCCTCCGCGGACGACGAGGACGTGCTCGAGCTGCAGGGAGACCTGCTCGACCTCGAGCCCGCCCTGCGCGACGCCGTGGTGCCCTCGCTGCCCTTCCAGCCGGTGTGCACCGTCGACTGCCCCGGCCTGTGCTCGCAGTGCGGGGCGCGCCTCGCGGACGACCCGCTGCACGGCCACGACGACACAGACCCCCGTTGGGCGGCGCTGCGCGAGCTCGCCGCGTCCGCGGACGGAACCACCCACCCCACCGACGAGCGGCCCACCGGGCCGGAGAACCCGAGGAGCTGA
- the coaD gene encoding pantetheine-phosphate adenylyltransferase, translating into MPSPTRCVCPGSFDPPTLGHVDVVARAAALFDEVVVAVHVNPSKTPHWSAQQRVEALRECLDEALPQRDAARVRVEAVEGGLLVDHVRSVGATAVVKGLRSATDVEHEQPMAVVNRDLAGVETVLLVADPRWGHVSSSLVRQVHLLGGSVAPYVPPAVLRRLQQPDTGSGARPTSRLGARPTTG; encoded by the coding sequence GTGCCCTCCCCGACGCGGTGCGTCTGCCCCGGCTCCTTCGACCCGCCGACCCTCGGCCACGTCGACGTGGTGGCCAGGGCCGCGGCCCTGTTCGACGAGGTGGTGGTGGCCGTGCACGTCAACCCCTCCAAGACCCCGCACTGGAGCGCCCAGCAGCGCGTGGAGGCGCTGAGGGAGTGCCTCGACGAGGCGCTCCCTCAGCGCGACGCCGCCCGGGTGCGCGTCGAGGCGGTCGAGGGCGGGCTCCTGGTCGACCACGTGCGCTCGGTGGGCGCCACCGCCGTCGTCAAGGGGCTGCGCTCGGCCACGGACGTCGAGCACGAGCAGCCGATGGCCGTGGTCAACCGCGACCTGGCCGGGGTGGAGACGGTGCTGCTCGTGGCCGACCCGCGCTGGGGCCACGTCTCCAGCTCCCTGGTGCGTCAGGTCCACCTCCTGGGCGGGTCCGTGGCGCCCTACGTCCCCCCCGCCGTCCTGCGCCGGCTCCAGCAGCCGGACACCGGCTCAGGAGCCCGCCCGACGAGCCGGTTGGGGGCACGGCCCACCACCGGGTAG